The Mytilus trossulus isolate FHL-02 chromosome 3, PNRI_Mtr1.1.1.hap1, whole genome shotgun sequence genome contains a region encoding:
- the LOC134709888 gene encoding dipeptidyl peptidase 3-like yields the protein MCYSSLRPDQQRTPVTNVLTDDIVRSLSGHCQDISVTHSCLPFKQILLPELCCKCTESESCKYPSWLAYISLYISRMSTDISQYIIPNDTGVCLLDCITAFEGLTPKERLYAHYIAQASWYGGLIVLVQTSPESPGIFILLQKIFRTQPISEVKCLALKQGITEEEWQAIMIYSAAFHANSGNYKSFGDTKFIPNVPKDKFESLILCCKAAVDDQKGIKALWDSVSDRMFSLVARQKELGLGEKGTTTYFSSNCNLDDAKLCQEFMDSKDLSAYNTRLFKTEKNGQTCYEVRLASALTEGGSIEGCPEGILGTHQFTSSTSKSYSFTVTRGDYSKLMAKVAENLGKAKEHAANDLEKQMLTEYIKSFTTGSIPAHKDGSRHWIKNIGPIVETYIGFIESYRDPFGVRGEFEGFAAVVNKEMSKKFTELVNNAEHLLALLPWPAAYEKDTFLKPDFTSLDVLAFGGSGIPAGINIPNYDDIRQSEGFKNVSLGNVLTAAYKDTKVSFLDEEDTELFIKLKVPSFEVQVGLHELLGHGSGKLFIKGEDGKFNFDIDTVEHTETKDKITKWYNQNETWDSKFTTLASTYEECRAECVGIYLCLSADALRIFGHKEDTADDLIYVNWLNMARAGLLALEFYSPDTGSWRQAHMNGRYVILRVMIEAGQGLITITKTTGDDGKEDIHLKLDRTKILPVGKPAIGNFLRKLQVYKSTGDVEAATAMYGHYSEVHDDEEPHFLSLRSVVLARKTPRKMMVQHNTTVEGPTVKLQSYESSADGLVQSFIDRFPSSEVDDILKELMEKDQPYFST from the exons CAGTAGAATGAGTACAGATATATCTCAGTATATTATCCCCAATGACACAGGGGTCTGTCTGTTGGACTGTATCACAGCCTTTGagggtctgacacctaaagaaaGACTATATGCTCATTACATAGCACAGGCATCATGGTATGGTGGACTCATAGTTCTGGTCCAG ACATCTCCAGAATCTCCTGGCATCTTTATTTTACTGCAGAAGATATTTAGAACACAGCCAATCAGTGAGGTGAAATGTCTGGCGCTAAAACAAGGGATAACAGAGGAGGAATGGCAG GCTATAATGATATACAGTGCTGCTTTCCATGCTAACTCAGGAAACTACAAATCATTCGGAGATACCAAGTTTATTCCTAATGTACCTAAA GACAAATTTGAATCCCTGATATTGTGCTGTAAGGCAGCAGTTGATGATCAAAAAGGTATAAAGGCATTATGGGATAGCGTATCAGATAGAATGTTTTCATTGGTTGCTAGACAAAAAGAATTAGGTTTAGGAGAAAAG GGAACCACAACCTATTTTTCAAGTAATTGCAACCTTGATGATGCAAAGCTGTGTCAAGAATTTATGGATAGCAAA GATCTTAGTGCATATAATACCAGATTATTTAAGACAGAAAAGAACGGACAAACCTGTTATGAAGTTCGTTTAGCCAGTGCATTAACGGAAG GAGGTTCCATTGAGGGTTGTCCTGAAGGAATATTAGGTACACACCAGTTCACATCATCAACATCAAAGTCCTACTCATTTACTGTAACCAGGGGAGATTACTCTAAACTCATGGCAAAGGTGGCTGAGAATCTCGGAAAGGCCAAG GAACATGCGGCAAACGACTTGGAAAAACAGATGTTGACAGAATATATCAAAAGTTTTACTACAGGGTCCATCCCAGCTCATAAAGATGGGTCCAGGCACTGGATTAAAAATATTGGTCCAATTGTAGAAAC aTATATAGGTTTCATAGAATCATACAGAGATCCTTTTGGTGTTAGAGGAGAATTTGAAG GTTTTGCAGCAGTAGTTAACAAGGAAATGAGTAAAAAGTTTACTGAGTTAGTGAACAATGCTGAACACTTGTTGGCATTACTCCCATGGCCGGCAGCATACGAGAAAGATACATTTTTGAAGCCTGATTTCACATCACTGGATGTTTTAGCATTCGGAGGATCAGGAATTCCTGCTGGAATAAATATTCCTAATT ATGATGACATCAGACAATCAGaaggttttaaaaatgtgtcattaGGGAATGTATTAACAGCTGCATATAAAGATACAAAAGTCAGTTTTCTTGACGAGGAAGATACT GAGCTGTTTATTAAGTTAAAGGTACCATCTTTTGAGGTTCAAGTTGGTCTTCATGAACTTTTGGGCCATGGCAGTGGAAAGTtatttataaag gGAGAAGATGGCAAGTTTAACTTTGATATAGATACAGTAGAACATACAGAAACTAAAGATAAG ataACCAAATGGTACAATCAAAATGAGACATGGGATAGCAAGTTTACAACCTTAGCCTCGACCTATGAAGAATGTAGAGCTGAATGTGTGGGCATCTATCTGTGTTTGTCTGCTGATGCTCTCAG AATATTTGGGCACAAGGAGGACACTGCTGATGACTTAATCTATGTTAACTGGCTAAACATGGCTAGGGCTGGATTACTGGCTTTAGAATTCTATTCACCTGATACTGGATCTTGGAGACAG GCTCATATGAATGGTAGATATGTTATATTGAGAGTTATGATAGAAGCTGGACAAGGTCTGATAACCATCACCAAGACAACAGGGGATGATGGGAAAGAAGACATACATTTGAAACTGGATCGTACTAAAATTTTACCAGTTGGAAAACCAGCCATTGGAAATTTCCTTAGAAAACTacag GTATACAAGTCTACCGGTGATGTTGAGGCAGCTACAGCTATGTATGGTCATTACTCTGAAGTCCACGATGATGAAGAACCACATTTCCTCAGTCTTAGAAGTGTAGTGTTAGCTCGtaaaactccgaggaaaatgaTGGTTCAGCATAATACCACAGTAGAGG GACCTACGGTGAAGTTACAAAGTTACGAGTCTTCAGCAGATGGACTGGTTCAATCATTTATCGACAGATTTCCTTCATCAGAAGTGGATGACATTCTAAAGGAATTAATGGAAAAAGATCAGCCGTATTTCAGCACCTAA